The genome window ATCTCCCGTCCCAGAGGTCTTATCCTCATGGACAGGCATCCAATACACTGTATTCCGCTTTCATCGAGGCAGATTTTACCCGGATAGAGCTGGTAGTCCTTTTTGAATTCAATATGGGTCAGGTTGGGCATGAGAACATTTGCTCCGGCGGCAATCATCTGTTCCCTGCCATCCTTACAAAGAGACCCAGCCGCCGTTGTGGCCGGGATATGAGCCTCGGGAAGGGCCAGTCTCAACAACGCCACACCCCTGATTGATTCTTCTAGGGGCTTTTGAGCTGCCTTACCCAGAGGGGTCTGTGGGTGAGGGATAAAGGGGCCGATTCCAACCATATCCAGTTTGAGTCTTTGAGCCAAAAGCACATTCTCCAGCCTTGTTTCTGTTCTTTCTCCCGGCAGTCCCAGCATATAACCGCTGCCTGTTTGGAAACCGGCTTCCCGGATGTATTCCAATGCCATGAGTCGTGCCTTCAGTGTACTTCCATTCCTCACATAGGCATGAAGTTCAGGATCAGAGGTTTCAAAACGGAGGAGGTAGCGATCGCCGCCGGCAGCCTTCATCTCCTTATATTGGTTGAGGCTTCTCATTCCGCAGCTCAGGGTGACCGCCGCCTCGCCGCCGGTGAGGGCCTTAATGGCCTCTACCAGACGGCAAATCCTGTCATTGTCAAACTGGGGGTCTTCTCCTCCCTGTAACACAAAGGTTCGGATTCCCCTGTCAAAACCGGCTTGAACGGCCTCCAGCAACATCTCCTCTTCAATGCGGTATCGATGAACCTCCCCATTGTCGTGACGAATCCCGCAATATAGACAGTTGCTCCCGCAATAATTTGTGTATTCCAGCAGTCCCCGGAGAAGAACATGGGGTCCGTGAACCCTGTGGCAAAGCTCTCCACCCCTGGTGATGAGCTCTTGTGTGGTGGCATTGTAAAATAGTTCTTTAATCTCTTGTGGACTCAGAGCTTGTGGTCTCTCTTTGTTTTCCATACTTTGCATAACCTTAAAGATAGATGTCCCGCTCGCCGGCGGTTATTTTTTCCAAGGACGATCGTATGTTTCCTTGGACAACAGAATCACTCTCTTCCTCTGTTAGTTTATTGATCAGAGCAAATCCCTTTTGGCGGGTTTCTTCACCGGCAAAATCCATCAAATACTCCGCAAATGAGACAATCCCGTTGGGAAGGCAGTAGTGTTTGATCAGTCCCGGTTTCGCAAGATCCATAAAGTCCTGCCCCACACGGCCTTTGCGGTAACAACCCGTACAGAAGGAGGGGATGAATCCCATGCCCACCATATCTGCTAAGACCTCTTCCATGCTCCTGTGGTCTCCCAAGGCAAATTGCTGGTTTTCAGCTTCTTTTTCGGTATAACCCCCTATGGAAGTTTTGGAACCGGCAGAAACCTGGCTCACACCGTATCTGAATAGTTCCTGTCTTAGTTCTGCCGATTCTCTGGTGGAGAGTATGATCCCCGTGTAGGGTAGGGAAAGGCGGATGACGGCAATGATGGTTCTGAAGGCGTCGTCATCGACGGGAAAAGGGACATTCTCTGTCAATTCAGAACCGGGAGCAGGCTCAATGCGGGGAACACTGACCGTATGGGGACCGCAGCCGTATAGCCTCTCCAGCTCTTCGGCATGTCTCATCATAGCCAGTACCTCGAAGCGGTGATCCCCCAGTCCGAAGAGAGCTCCTATTCCGACATCATCGATGCCCGCTTCCATGGCGCGGTGCATCACAAACAGTCGGTTTTCATAGTTAGACTTGGGGCCGCTTATATGGTATT of Oceanispirochaeta crateris contains these proteins:
- the hydG gene encoding [FeFe] hydrogenase H-cluster radical SAM maturase HydG, whose product is MDYPEFLNVSELKKLASRRAPDQVEMEAILDKALKLKGLNTEEAAALLAVRDEKQIRLIMDAAEKAKETIYGKRMVIFAPLYSGNHCSNNCLYCGFRKDNKDIARRKLNQDEITQQTRMLLKEGHKRLLLLSGESGHYPLAYLKESLKTIYSVNEEGASIRRVNVEIAPLSVDQFKELKECSIGTYICFQETYDPDLYRKYHISGPKSNYENRLFVMHRAMEAGIDDVGIGALFGLGDHRFEVLAMMRHAEELERLYGCGPHTVSVPRIEPAPGSELTENVPFPVDDDAFRTIIAVIRLSLPYTGIILSTRESAELRQELFRYGVSQVSAGSKTSIGGYTEKEAENQQFALGDHRSMEEVLADMVGMGFIPSFCTGCYRKGRVGQDFMDLAKPGLIKHYCLPNGIVSFAEYLMDFAGEETRQKGFALINKLTEEESDSVVQGNIRSSLEKITAGERDIYL
- the hydE gene encoding [FeFe] hydrogenase H-cluster radical SAM maturase HydE encodes the protein MQSMENKERPQALSPQEIKELFYNATTQELITRGGELCHRVHGPHVLLRGLLEYTNYCGSNCLYCGIRHDNGEVHRYRIEEEMLLEAVQAGFDRGIRTFVLQGGEDPQFDNDRICRLVEAIKALTGGEAAVTLSCGMRSLNQYKEMKAAGGDRYLLRFETSDPELHAYVRNGSTLKARLMALEYIREAGFQTGSGYMLGLPGERTETRLENVLLAQRLKLDMVGIGPFIPHPQTPLGKAAQKPLEESIRGVALLRLALPEAHIPATTAAGSLCKDGREQMIAAGANVLMPNLTHIEFKKDYQLYPGKICLDESGIQCIGCLSMRIRPLGREISFDRGDPPRFEGVQG